TCGTTCGGATAATACAGGGTGTTCCAGTTCACCTAAAACCTCATCGGAACCTGATTTCAAGCGAAACTTTTCTATGGTTGTAAAAATGACACCTCCTGCGCCTGCACTTAAAAGCTTTCGTAAATCTTCAGTCGAATCGGCATGTTGTACATCTCCAACCAAATCTTTTGCCAGTACAAAGTTTTCATATAACTGCATGTCCAGATCACTACGGTCTACCTGAACAACAATAGTTGGGTTTTTCAATTCTGGGAGACTTCTTAAAATCCCCGTATATATGGCCATGGAAATGCTTTTACCTGAACCCTGGGTATGCCAGATTACTCCAATACGTCCGTCACCAAAAGGACGAACCGATTTTTTAGCTGCTTCTACGGCAAAATTAACGCCGAAAAACTGATGATACTTGGCACCCTTTTTAATTAGAGAACCGTTATGGTCTTCGTGAAATATGAAGTTCTTGATATAGTTAAGTAAGCGCTCTTTAGGAAATAAACCAAAGAGCAAGGTGTGCATCTGGAAATCATCTTCCGTTACCGTGTCTTTACCGTTAATGCTTTTCCAAGGCGCAAACCATTCCATGTCTGAAGAAAACATGCCATGCTGCGCTTCGTTACCGTCGCTGATAATGGTTAAGGCATTGTATTCAAACAATACAGGAATATCCTTTTTGTAATGCTGTATCTGATTGTGAGCTTCTTTTATGTTGGTGTTTTCGTCGTACCAGTTCTTCAGTTCGAATACGATTAATGGCAGACCATTAATGTAAATGATGATATCTGGCCGACGCTTATTTTTACCTGTTATACTAAACTGATTAACTACCAGAAAGGAATTGTTGTCTTTGCCTGACACTGTAAAATCAATAGGATAGATGTGCACCGCTTTCTCGTTACCCTGAGCATCTTCGTAATTAAAATCGATGCCCTTGGTACATTTTAAATGAAAGTTCCGGTTGCGGTGTTCCAAATCGGCACCCACATTATTTGTGAATTCGGCAACAGCCAATAGCTGAACCTCATTCGGAAGCTGCGGGTATTGTTTTTTTATAAAAGCCAATAACTGATCTTTTAATACGACTTCCTTATTATTCTGGGGCAGCTCGGTTCCCAGGGTATAATTGTATTTGAGATCTTTTAACCAGTCTATGGTGGCGTTTTCTATATTGGCTTCTGTGGTCATAGGCTTTTACTTAGAGAGCATTTTCGACTTGTTGTCTAATTGCTTTTAATTGAATATCTCCACTTATTAATTTTGGTAATAGGGTGTTTCGTAATTGAATAAGGGTTTGGTTTTCTGTGTAATTACTCAAATATTGATTATCAATGCTTGCTATCAATTTATTGAACTCTGCAATGATTTTGAAATCAGGAAGTACGAAATACAAATCTTCTATTTCCTTTTTGTTTACAGATTTATATACTGTTCCATCTCCAATAATATCATCAGCAGTAAATTTGTTTTTTAACAAGTAGAATAGAAAACCATTTTCAGAATGATTTTTAAGTCTTAAGGATGCTAAACCACGTCCTAAAATGATTTTATTTTTTGCAATGTTCAATCTTCCCACGGGAGCTCTAACACTAAATAAAATATCGCCCTCCTCTGCATATCGATTACCTTCTGTTGAATAGGTAATATCTTCAGGAAATCTTTCTCCATAATCTTTAACTCCTTGATGAAATGGAAAGCCTATTTTTTTATCGTTATAAAATTCCGATTTTGGAGACTGTCCCATAGTTAAGTTGCAAAAATCAACAAGTTTCTTAACCTCCCAACCTTTAGGAGTTTGTCCAAGTTCACTATCTACAAACGCACCATCTTGAAAGGGGGCAAAATCTACAAACCAATGTTTATATAAGGCCATAGCCATATCTTCTAGTGTTTTGTTAATAGCTAGGTTGTTTTCTATTTTGTCGTCTATAGCAGAGAGGATGGATGCTATGGCTTTTTGTTCTTGGAGGGGTGGTAATTCGAGTTCTAAATTTTGAAAAGCTTCTTTAGCAACCCTCTGCCTTCCAGAGGTTCCAATCATGTTCGCTTCTGCAAATTGTCTAACAAATGAATCACGTGATAAATAATAAACAAAGTCCGAATCTGAAACCCCTTCCTTTCCTCTAAACACCAGAAATTCGGTAGAGCCGAAACCTTTATTATTCTTTAATCCTTTTACTTGGCAAATTTTTCCGTTTTGTAAACAAGGTGTAATCCTTGCAAACAATGTATCTCCATTTTGAAATTTAGCACCACCTTTTAATTTTTTAAAATCTGAGGGGGTAACAGATTTGTTATTAGAATCTAAGTCTTTCATTTCAACAAAAGAAAACTCTTCCTTTGAGTTGAATTGCATCCTTGGATTTATATTAATAAAACCCGTTGTGCATTATGATTTAAAAGAAAAAAGTTGTTCATCTTACTGAAAATCAGTAAATTGATTTAACTACAAATCATTAATAATGAACAACTTGAGTGCAAATTACGAAAGAATATTGGAAGTATTAAGAAAAATATCGAAAGAACAACTTTTAAGTTATCAAAGACGACAACCAAAGCTTAGTGATTTAGAACTTATCAGTTTGAGTCTTACTGCCGAATTTATGGGAATAGATAGTGAAAATGACCTTTTTAGAAAACTTCCAGATTCCCTATTATCAAAAATAGAGAGAAGTGTCTACAATAGAAGAAGACGAAAACTAGTTAATAAGCTCAACAGTATCAGGTTAAGCTTAGCTTCCCATTTT
This genomic interval from Tamlana carrageenivorans contains the following:
- a CDS encoding type I restriction endonuclease subunit R; translated protein: MTTEANIENATIDWLKDLKYNYTLGTELPQNNKEVVLKDQLLAFIKKQYPQLPNEVQLLAVAEFTNNVGADLEHRNRNFHLKCTKGIDFNYEDAQGNEKAVHIYPIDFTVSGKDNNSFLVVNQFSITGKNKRRPDIIIYINGLPLIVFELKNWYDENTNIKEAHNQIQHYKKDIPVLFEYNALTIISDGNEAQHGMFSSDMEWFAPWKSINGKDTVTEDDFQMHTLLFGLFPKERLLNYIKNFIFHEDHNGSLIKKGAKYHQFFGVNFAVEAAKKSVRPFGDGRIGVIWHTQGSGKSISMAIYTGILRSLPELKNPTIVVQVDRSDLDMQLYENFVLAKDLVGDVQHADSTEDLRKLLSAGAGGVIFTTIEKFRLKSGSDEVLGELEHPVLSERENIIVMADEAHRTQYGLLDGFASNLRKALPKASFIGFTGTPVDSKDADTEEVFGEVIHTYDIKQAVDDNATVNIFYEPRLAKLHLWNESIDNEVDEITQDIEDNSNLKWAAVEDAAGSEDRVTKIANDILNHFTNRISTLDGKAMIVCMSRRNCVKMHNALTSLDSCPEIAVVMTGNISKDPVEWNEHIRTKDATEALKKRFRKNNDPLKIVIVRDM
- a CDS encoding restriction endonuclease subunit S, which codes for MQFNSKEEFSFVEMKDLDSNNKSVTPSDFKKLKGGAKFQNGDTLFARITPCLQNGKICQVKGLKNNKGFGSTEFLVFRGKEGVSDSDFVYYLSRDSFVRQFAEANMIGTSGRQRVAKEAFQNLELELPPLQEQKAIASILSAIDDKIENNLAINKTLEDMAMALYKHWFVDFAPFQDGAFVDSELGQTPKGWEVKKLVDFCNLTMGQSPKSEFYNDKKIGFPFHQGVKDYGERFPEDITYSTEGNRYAEEGDILFSVRAPVGRLNIAKNKIILGRGLASLRLKNHSENGFLFYLLKNKFTADDIIGDGTVYKSVNKKEIEDLYFVLPDFKIIAEFNKLIASIDNQYLSNYTENQTLIQLRNTLLPKLISGDIQLKAIRQQVENAL